The following are encoded in a window of Labrus bergylta chromosome 16, fLabBer1.1, whole genome shotgun sequence genomic DNA:
- the LOC136183055 gene encoding galectin-2-like: MSTHLELKDVHLRIGDQLTVKGEVLHDAERFQIDLGRDENDLALHFNPRFHDDADGAVLVCNSKCAGSWGDEIRDVHNPLHRGSEVKIVLKMCEDVFEVILPHGHELQFPNRDGVDLISYVRVKGDFKVTSFKIC, from the exons ATGAGTACG catCTCGAGCTGAAGGATGTTCACCTGAGAATCGGAGATCAGCTGACAGTGAAGGGAGAAGTTCTGCACGATGCTGAGAG ATTCCAGATCGACCTGGGCCGTGACGAAAACGACCTGGCGCTGCACTTTAACCCCCGTTTCCATGACGACGCTGACGGAGCTGTGCTCGTGTGTAACTCAAAGTGTGCTGGAAGCTGGGGAGACGAGATCCGGGACGTACACAACCCTCTGCACCGGGGCTCCGAGGTGAAG ATCGTGTTGAAGATGTGTGAAGACGTGTTCGAGGTGATCCTCCCACACGGACACGAGCTCCAGTTTCCAAACCGTGATGGCGTGGATCTGATCAGCTACGTCCGAGTCAAGGGAGACTTCAAAGTGACCTCCTTCAAGATCTGCTGA
- the pick1 gene encoding LOW QUALITY PROTEIN: PRKCA-binding protein (The sequence of the model RefSeq protein was modified relative to this genomic sequence to represent the inferred CDS: deleted 1 base in 1 codon), with translation MFTDMDYELEEDKLGIPTVPGTVCLKKDANNLIGISIGGGAQYCPCLYIVQVFDNTPAALDGTLAAGDEITGVNGKPVKGKTKVEVAKMIQSVQEEATIQYNKLQADPKQGKSLDIVLKKVKHRLVENMSSGTADALGLSRAILCNDGLVKRLEELEKTAELYKGLMEHTKRLLRAFFELSQTHRAFGDVFSVIGVREPQAAASEAFVKFADAHRSIEKYGIQLLKTIKPMLHDLNTYLHKAIPDTKLTIRKYLDVKFEYLSYCLKVKEMDDEEYSSIAMGEPLYRVCTGNYEYRLVLRCRQEARARFAKMRKDVLEKIELLDQKHVQDIVFQLQRFVSGMSHYYDECYAVLKEADVFPIEVDLSRTMFNYGSPSFTGEEEEDEDEEEKEGGGGRGGSCEGRRAENGAEKLIDDV, from the exons ATGTTCACAGACATGGACTACGAGCTGGAGGAGGACAAACT GGGGATTCCAACAGTTCCTGGAACTGTGTGTCTGAAGAAAGACGCCAATAACCTGATCGGGATCAGCATCGGGGGAGGGGCTCAGTACTGTCCGTGTCTCTACATCGTACAG GTCTTTGATAACACTCCAGCTGCTCTGGACGGGACCCTGGCTGCAGGTGATGAGATCACCGGTGTGAACGGGAAACCAGTGAAGGGAAAGACTAAAGTGGAAGTGGCCAAGATGATTCAGTCTGTGCAG GAAGAAGCAACAATTCAGTACAACAAACTTCAGGCCGACCCCAAACAGGGGAAGTCTCTGGACATCG ttctgaagaaagtcaaacaTCGTCTGGTGGAGAACATGAGCTCGGGCACTGCAGACGCTCTGGGACTCAGCAGAGCGATTTTATGTAACG ACGGCCTGGTGAAGAgactggaggagctggagaaaaCAGCCGAGCTCTACAAAg GACTGATGGAGCACACAAAGAGACTCCTGCGAGCGTTCTTTGAGCTCTCTCAGACTCACAGAG CGTTTGGTGATGTGTTTTCTGTCATCGGCGTGCGGGAGCCTCAGGCCGCAGCCAGCGAGGCTTTCGTCAAGTTTGCAGACGCTCACCGCTCCATTGAGAAATACGGGATTCAGCTGCTGAAGACCATCAAACCT ATGCTCCACGACCTGAACACGTACCTCCACAAAGCCATCCCCGACACCAAGCTCACCATCAGGAAGTACCTGGATGTGAAGTTTGAATACCTG tCGTACTGTCTGAAGGTGAAGGAGATGGACGATGAGGAGTACAGCAGCATA GCTATGGGCGAGCCGCTGTACCGCGTCTGCACCGGAAACTACGAGTACCGTCTGGTGCTGCGG TGTCGACAGGAGGCTCGGGCGCGCTTTGCCAAAATGAGGAAAGACGTTCTTGAGAAGATCGAGCTGCTGGATCAGAAACATG TCCAGGACATCGTGTTCCAGCTGCAGCGCTTCGTCTCAGGTATGTCTCACTACTACGACGAGTGCTACGCCGTCCTGAAGGAGGCCGATGTTTTCCCCATCGAGGTGGACCTCTCCCGCACGATGTTCAACTACGGCAGCCCGTCGTTCaccggagaggaggaggaggacgaggacgaggaggagaaggagggaggaggaggaagaggaggaagctgTGAGGGGAGACGAGCAGAAAATGGAGCTGAGAAACTGATAGATGAtgtatga
- the cdc42ep1b gene encoding LOW QUALITY PROTEIN: cdc42 effector protein 1b (The sequence of the model RefSeq protein was modified relative to this genomic sequence to represent the inferred CDS: deleted 1 base in 1 codon), which yields MSLGKMPAGIKGLVSGSQGKRRFKSELSVDMISPPLGDFRHTMHVGRGGDVFGDTSFLSNFGGPREPGSPDSASSSRTTGFFTRTFRHVGKTSAPRPRGGSRDLSSPPPDVSPIIKNAISLPQLNIDSPNGGLDRVLFPSCTDNSYYTYGLQSGFVTLPRLSRIDRQFHDGDVQKTSLTRSDSLTSFHVDLGPSLMTEVLGFFDNPSCLQMAVHSQDAVQEEEEEERGDSSSLMDTPVQSPAVTPPNTSPGGVSFRRNMTSRGVGEGEERSSQGAGSPPENEAAMEAEQFQRAADMLSRHYGGGGAFTRGRRLSNNSASPAPSHSPKTPPAPFSEGEEEIKV from the exons ATGAGTCTGGGTAAGATGCCTGCAGGGATTAAGGGCCTGGTGTCCGGCTCTCAGGGGAAGCGTCGCTTTAAGAGCGAGCTGTCTGTGGACATGATCAGCCCGCCGCTCGGGGACTTCAGACACACGATGCACGTGGGTCGGGGGGGCGACGTGTTTGGAGACACGTCGTTCCTCAGTAACTTCGGGGGCCCGAGGGAGCCGGGGAGTCCGGACTCCGCCAGCAGCTCCAGGACCACCGGGTTCTTCACCCGCACCTTTAGACACGTTGGGAAGACCTCTGCGCCGAGACCGCGAGGAGGATCCCGTGACCTGTCGTCC CCGCCGCCGGACGTCTCACCCATCATCAAGAACGCCATCTCCCTCCCCCAGCTCAACATTGACTCCCCCAACGGCGGCCTGGACAGGGTTCTGTTCCCCAGCTGCACGGACAACTCCTACTACACATACG GTCTGCAGTCGGGGTTCGTCACTCTGCCCCGCCTCTCTCGCATCGACCGCCAGTTTCACGACGGAGACGTCCAGAAAACATCTCTGACTCGCTCAGACTCCCTCACCTCGTTCCACGTCGACCTCGGCCCCTCCCTCATGACTGAGGTCCTTGGCTTCTTCGACAACCCGAGCTGCCTTCAGATGGCGGTCCACAGCCAGGACGCcgtccaggaggaggaggaggagga gaggggggacagcAGCTCTCTGATGGACACGCCCGTGCAGAGCCCCGCTGTAACTCCTCCCAACACCTCCCCGGGTGGCGTCTCATTCAGGAGGAACATGACCAGCAGGGGG gtgggggagGGCGAGGAGAGAAGTTCACAGGGCGCCGGGTCTCCTCCAGAGAACGAGGCGGCGATGGAGGCGGAGCAGTTCCAGCGGGCGGCAGACATGTTGTCCCGTCActacggaggaggaggagctttcACGAGGGGGCGGAGACTGAGCAACAACTCCGCCTCTCCTGCTCCCTCCCACAGCCCCAAAACACCCCCCGCCCCCTTCTCTGAGGGGGAAGAGGAGATCAAGgtgtag